The Staphylococcus carnosus genome has a segment encoding these proteins:
- the walK gene encoding cell wall metabolism sensor histidine kinase WalK, which produces MKWLRQFQSLHTKLVIVYVLLIIIGMQIIGLYFTNNLERELTQTFKNNISQYAKQIEINIEKVKEEDNSDNGQKEIQNLLNEYANRQEIEQINYIDRNQIIIATSKQSSQSIVNQKANDTSVQKALSLGQPNDHTMLKDYGKGKQRVWVYNLPVKSSKGVIGDIYIESDIDNVYDQLNNFNQIFIVGTAISLFITGLLGFFIARTITKPITDMRNQTVEMSKGNYTQRVKIYGNDEIGELALAFNNLSKRVQEAQANTESEKRRLDSVITHMSDGVIATDRRGRIRIVNDMALKMLGMAKEDVMGYNMLSVLDLEDEFALDEMQENNNSFLLDINEEEGIIARVSFSTIVQDTGFVTGYIAVLHDVTEQQQNERDRREFVANVSHELRTPLTSMNSYLEALEEGAWKDEEIAPQFLSVTREETVRMIRLVNDLLQLSKMDNANEENASNQVTKEIVDFNMFINKIINRHEMAAKDVTFVRDIPEETIFTEIDPDKMTQVFDNVITNATKYSRGDKRVEFHVKPNPLYNRMTIRIKDNGIGIPITKVDKIFDRFFRVDKARARKMGGTGLGLAISKEIVEAHNGRIWANSVEGQGTSIFITLPCEVIEDGDWDEA; this is translated from the coding sequence ATGAAATGGCTCAGACAATTTCAATCCCTTCATACTAAGCTCGTAATTGTTTATGTCTTGTTGATTATTATCGGTATGCAGATTATCGGTTTATATTTTACCAATAACTTAGAACGAGAATTGACACAGACATTTAAAAATAATATTTCGCAATATGCGAAACAAATCGAGATTAATATCGAGAAGGTAAAAGAAGAAGATAATTCAGACAATGGACAAAAAGAGATACAAAATTTATTAAACGAGTATGCCAACCGTCAAGAGATAGAACAAATTAACTATATCGATCGCAATCAAATTATCATTGCGACTTCCAAACAGTCCAGTCAAAGTATTGTAAACCAAAAAGCGAATGACACTTCTGTACAAAAAGCATTATCACTCGGTCAGCCTAATGACCATACAATGCTGAAAGACTACGGAAAAGGTAAACAGCGTGTTTGGGTATACAATCTGCCTGTAAAATCATCTAAAGGCGTTATTGGCGACATTTATATCGAATCAGATATTGATAATGTCTATGACCAATTAAACAACTTTAACCAAATCTTTATCGTCGGCACAGCAATTTCTTTATTTATCACAGGATTATTAGGTTTCTTCATTGCCCGTACCATTACCAAACCGATTACAGACATGAGAAACCAAACTGTGGAAATGTCTAAAGGGAATTATACGCAGCGCGTGAAGATTTATGGTAACGATGAAATTGGCGAACTGGCTTTAGCGTTTAATAACTTATCTAAGCGTGTACAAGAAGCACAAGCCAATACAGAGAGTGAGAAGCGACGACTTGATTCCGTTATCACCCACATGAGCGATGGTGTCATAGCGACCGATCGCCGCGGCCGTATCCGTATCGTGAATGATATGGCACTGAAAATGCTGGGTATGGCTAAAGAAGATGTCATGGGCTACAACATGCTTAGTGTTTTAGATCTTGAAGATGAGTTTGCTTTAGATGAAATGCAAGAAAACAATAATAGTTTCTTACTCGATATTAATGAAGAAGAAGGTATTATTGCGCGTGTCAGCTTCAGTACGATTGTACAAGATACTGGCTTTGTGACAGGTTACATTGCAGTGCTGCATGATGTAACGGAACAACAACAAAACGAACGCGATCGTCGTGAATTCGTAGCAAACGTATCACACGAATTACGTACACCATTAACATCGATGAACAGTTATCTTGAAGCGTTAGAAGAAGGTGCTTGGAAAGATGAAGAAATCGCACCGCAATTCTTATCTGTTACAAGAGAAGAAACGGTTCGTATGATTCGTCTTGTTAACGACTTGCTGCAATTATCTAAAATGGATAATGCAAATGAAGAAAATGCTTCAAATCAAGTTACAAAAGAAATCGTGGACTTCAATATGTTCATCAATAAAATTATCAACCGTCATGAAATGGCAGCGAAAGATGTTACATTCGTCCGTGACATTCCAGAAGAAACCATCTTTACAGAAATTGATCCAGATAAGATGACACAAGTATTCGATAACGTTATTACCAATGCAACGAAATATTCACGCGGCGATAAACGCGTAGAGTTTCATGTGAAACCTAATCCGTTATATAACCGCATGACGATTCGTATTAAAGATAACGGTATCGGTATTCCGATTACTAAAGTCGATAAGATATTTGATCGTTTCTTCCGTGTAGATAAAGCACGTGCACGTAAGATGGGCGGAACAGGCCTTGGTTTGGCGATTTCAAAAGAAATTGTCGAAGCACATAATGGCCGTATTTGGGCAAATAGTGTCGAAGGCCAAGGTACTTCAATCTTCATCACTTTACCGTGTGAAGTCATAGAAGATGGTGATTGGGATGAGGCATAA
- a CDS encoding YycH family regulatory protein encodes MRHKEAAKSVILTLLVLMSIVLTYLMWNFSPDLSNIESQDNKKANDKTIGKPNSEKMDNAISPYQIVYNHGDKTDGALETRKLNHDVAKVLKNQRVTDSSEIYHDHNLFIPELSDNFVALDFTYDMPLTTYLGQVMNMDAKIPSKFKFSRLVIDADQEKTAVIYAIGNDRHHVMRLNTSIPSSKVKKTVKSIQPELTPFSEIITGKDTIDSASHIFAPEKPKHLKTYRTIFNHISVETMNSILFNDSVVVRSSKSGNTTYNNNTGVATYNTKREFYRYTNLSEDESKSRDMIETIPSTFDFINSHGGFTDDFRLFETDPKSGELTYQMFLNGMPVFNKDELSTIQVAWGEKGIFSYARSLLKTNITIDSGEEKKNLPGAEAIRSELANNPNLDFKKVTNMTVGYKMQEKDDDDIEVQRTSEYVPEWYIQYNGKWYVYENGGLQE; translated from the coding sequence ATGAGGCATAAGGAAGCAGCAAAGTCCGTTATCTTGACACTATTGGTTTTAATGAGTATTGTCTTAACCTATTTAATGTGGAACTTTTCACCAGATTTATCGAATATAGAAAGCCAAGACAATAAAAAAGCAAATGATAAAACCATCGGCAAGCCGAATTCGGAAAAAATGGATAATGCCATTTCTCCGTATCAGATTGTTTATAATCATGGCGATAAAACAGATGGTGCATTAGAAACACGTAAATTGAATCATGATGTTGCGAAAGTTTTGAAGAACCAAAGAGTAACAGATTCATCTGAAATTTATCATGACCACAATTTATTTATTCCTGAACTCAGTGATAACTTTGTCGCATTGGATTTTACGTATGACATGCCACTGACAACCTATTTAGGACAAGTCATGAACATGGATGCTAAGATTCCGAGTAAATTTAAATTCAGCCGACTCGTAATTGATGCAGATCAAGAAAAGACAGCTGTAATATATGCTATCGGTAATGATCGTCATCATGTGATGCGTTTGAATACGTCTATTCCAAGCAGCAAAGTGAAAAAAACTGTGAAATCGATTCAACCAGAGCTCACACCATTCTCTGAAATTATTACAGGTAAAGATACCATAGATTCGGCATCTCATATTTTTGCGCCAGAGAAACCGAAACATTTGAAAACATATCGTACGATTTTTAATCATATCAGTGTAGAAACAATGAATTCGATTCTGTTTAATGATTCGGTTGTTGTGCGCAGTTCTAAGAGCGGTAATACGACGTACAATAACAATACAGGTGTCGCAACGTATAATACAAAACGCGAGTTTTATCGCTATACGAACTTATCTGAAGATGAATCTAAATCGAGAGATATGATTGAAACGATTCCAAGTACATTTGACTTTATTAATAGTCATGGCGGTTTTACAGATGATTTCCGACTGTTCGAAACAGACCCGAAATCTGGAGAGCTGACTTATCAAATGTTCTTGAATGGTATGCCGGTCTTTAATAAAGATGAACTGAGTACGATTCAAGTGGCTTGGGGCGAAAAAGGTATTTTCAGTTACGCACGTTCTTTATTGAAAACGAATATTACGATTGATAGCGGTGAAGAGAAGAAAAACTTGCCGGGTGCTGAAGCGATACGTTCTGAATTAGCTAACAATCCTAATCTGGACTTTAAAAAAGTAACGAACATGACAGTTGGTTATAAAATGCAGGAAAAAGATGATGACGACATCGAAGTACAGCGTACAAGTGAATATGTTCCTGAATGGTACATCCAATATAACGGCAAATGGTATGTCTACGAGAATGGAGGCTTGCAAGAATGA
- a CDS encoding two-component system regulatory protein YycI produces MNWKYAKTLFIFVFIIINISLAIMYVNKINKSHINDVEDTNEVDFKQEEITIPKELPDVRGIKTQLITGRSKDFKDYAKSKSDVKSEDDGNLAVGTINPPISASSDQVTSLKGYMKNNVYKGEYYQLYNTSDHEAVFEQTYHGLPIMNNEKARLKFKINNNEETSSYRQRAIAEIGPSKGENNQEKQVVSARKAIEALYYNRYLKRNDAVTSVRLGYYSVVKETNVQVFQANWEIKVNHADQKGDKTYYVEATSKNPKIIVR; encoded by the coding sequence ATGAACTGGAAATATGCTAAGACACTCTTTATCTTCGTTTTCATTATCATTAATATAAGCTTAGCCATTATGTATGTGAATAAGATCAATAAATCGCATATTAATGACGTAGAAGATACCAATGAAGTCGATTTTAAACAAGAAGAAATTACGATTCCTAAAGAATTGCCGGATGTACGCGGGATTAAAACACAATTGATTACAGGACGTTCTAAGGACTTCAAAGATTATGCAAAATCGAAATCAGACGTTAAATCAGAAGATGATGGTAATCTTGCTGTAGGTACCATTAATCCGCCAATCAGTGCGTCTTCAGATCAAGTGACATCGCTAAAAGGCTATATGAAAAATAACGTCTATAAAGGTGAATATTATCAACTCTATAACACGAGTGATCATGAAGCGGTATTCGAACAGACTTATCATGGTTTGCCTATCATGAATAATGAAAAAGCGAGATTAAAGTTTAAGATTAATAATAACGAAGAGACTAGTAGTTATCGCCAAAGAGCGATTGCAGAAATCGGTCCTTCTAAGGGTGAAAATAACCAAGAGAAACAAGTAGTGAGTGCACGTAAAGCAATAGAAGCTTTATATTACAACCGTTATTTGAAACGTAATGATGCAGTTACAAGTGTACGCTTAGGTTATTATTCAGTCGTCAAAGAAACCAATGTACAAGTTTTCCAAGCTAACTGGGAAATTAAGGTTAATCATGCAGATCAAAAAGGTGATAAAACCTATTATGTAGAAGCAACTTCAAAAAATCCTAAAATTATTGTGAGATAA
- a CDS encoding MBL fold metallo-hydrolase: MNRLIRMSVLASGSTGNATYVESDKGSLLVDVGLTGKKMEELFGKIDRNIEDLNGILVTHEHVDHIKGLGVLARKYKLPIYANEKTWKAIEKKDSKIPMDQKFIFNPYETHSLGGFDIESFNVSHDAIDPQFYIFHNDYKKFTMITDTGYVSDRMKGMIRGSDAFMFESNHDVDMLRMCRYPWKTKQRILGDMGHVSNEDAAMAMCDVITGSTKRIYLSHLSRDNNMKDLARMSVGQVLNQHDIDTDKEVLLCDTDKAEPTPIYTI, from the coding sequence GTGAATCGCTTGATACGTATGAGCGTACTTGCGAGTGGCAGTACAGGCAATGCCACTTATGTTGAAAGTGATAAAGGAAGCCTGCTCGTTGATGTCGGTTTAACTGGCAAGAAGATGGAAGAGCTCTTTGGCAAGATTGATAGAAATATTGAAGATTTAAATGGTATTCTTGTGACGCATGAACATGTGGATCACATTAAAGGACTTGGCGTATTAGCCCGTAAATATAAGTTGCCTATTTATGCGAATGAAAAGACATGGAAAGCGATTGAAAAGAAAGATAGTAAGATTCCGATGGATCAAAAGTTTATCTTTAATCCTTATGAAACACATTCACTTGGTGGATTTGATATTGAATCGTTTAATGTCTCACATGATGCGATTGATCCGCAATTCTATATCTTCCATAATGATTATAAGAAATTTACGATGATTACAGATACAGGTTATGTATCAGATCGTATGAAAGGTATGATTCGCGGCAGTGATGCATTTATGTTCGAAAGTAATCATGATGTGGATATGTTGCGTATGTGCCGTTATCCATGGAAAACAAAACAACGTATCTTAGGCGATATGGGACATGTGTCAAATGAAGATGCGGCGATGGCGATGTGTGATGTCATTACGGGCAGTACGAAACGTATTTATCTTTCTCACTTGTCTCGTGACAACAATATGAAAGACTTGGCACGTATGAGTGTGGGACAGGTCTTGAATCAACATGATATTGATACGGATAAAGAAGTGTTGTTGTGTGATACGGATAAGGCTGAACCAACACCGATTTATACGATTTAG
- the rlmH gene encoding 23S rRNA (pseudouridine(1915)-N(3))-methyltransferase RlmH encodes MKITILAVGKLKEKYWKQAIAEYQKRLGAYTKIEIIEVPDEKAPENMSDKEVEQVKEKEGQRLLAKIKPQSTVITLEIQGNMLTSEGLAKNLQQRMVQGQSDFTFVIGGSNGLHQDVLDRSNYALSFSKMTFPHQMMRVILLEQVYRAFKIMRGEAYHK; translated from the coding sequence ATGAAAATTACAATTTTAGCTGTTGGTAAGTTAAAAGAAAAATACTGGAAACAAGCGATAGCAGAATATCAAAAACGTTTAGGTGCATATACTAAGATTGAAATTATTGAGGTACCTGATGAAAAAGCACCAGAAAATATGAGTGATAAAGAAGTAGAGCAAGTTAAAGAAAAAGAAGGACAACGCCTGTTAGCAAAAATTAAACCTCAATCCACAGTTATTACATTAGAGATACAAGGCAATATGTTAACTTCTGAAGGATTGGCAAAAAACTTGCAGCAACGTATGGTGCAGGGACAAAGTGATTTTACTTTCGTTATTGGAGGATCAAATGGCTTACATCAAGATGTCTTAGACAGAAGCAACTATGCTCTCTCATTCAGCAAGATGACTTTTCCACATCAAATGATGCGTGTGATATTGCTGGAACAGGTATATAGAGCATTTAAGATAATGCGTGGAGAAGCATATCACAAATGA
- a CDS encoding HNH endonuclease, which yields MTKYWLISANHNKYNHEAAFQKWGFIDWKQGNYSYKVNDIVYIYATSPFQNIRYKTQVVEVDKTLNNIVDDSQFWKDRDKYEESLEGRFIRLKLLEKFETEKMHLKNLLKNGLNGAPQGPQRLSEKLKSYLLESEIHYVLYPEIIKDEELYEGIKKQVIVNKYERNPKARQICVNYYGYNCKVCDLNFEKEYGEIGKNFIHVHHIVPLSKIDEQYKIDPIKDLRPVCPNCHAMIHRGLEVDF from the coding sequence ATGACTAAATATTGGTTAATTTCTGCAAATCATAATAAATATAATCATGAAGCAGCATTTCAAAAATGGGGATTTATTGATTGGAAGCAAGGTAACTATTCATATAAAGTGAATGATATCGTTTATATATATGCTACTTCTCCTTTTCAAAATATTAGATATAAGACGCAAGTTGTAGAAGTGGATAAAACATTGAATAATATAGTAGATGACTCTCAATTTTGGAAAGATAGAGATAAATATGAAGAATCATTAGAAGGACGATTTATTAGATTAAAATTATTAGAAAAATTTGAAACTGAAAAAATGCATTTGAAAAATTTACTGAAAAATGGTTTAAATGGTGCTCCTCAAGGTCCGCAACGGTTATCAGAAAAACTTAAATCTTATCTTCTAGAATCAGAAATCCATTATGTACTTTATCCGGAAATTATAAAAGATGAAGAATTGTATGAAGGAATAAAAAAACAAGTAATTGTAAACAAATATGAAAGAAACCCTAAAGCACGTCAAATCTGCGTGAATTATTATGGATATAATTGTAAGGTATGTGATTTGAATTTTGAAAAAGAGTATGGCGAAATTGGAAAGAATTTCATTCATGTACACCATATTGTTCCTCTATCAAAAATAGACGAACAATATAAAATAGATCCAATTAAAGATTTAAGACCAGTTTGTCCAAATTGTCATGCGATGATACACAGAGGATTAGAAGTGGATTTTTAA
- a CDS encoding MFS transporter: MDFWLTKKGRVLEIMVLAFITVFGIGSQYFSNLAYSLNQGILQTSFGIGSQYLIIPSVIGNFAFALGVPLGHTLTHKFGFKRNYLFFVFLFLIGSIIGLFSFDLVVLSIAKAIQGFSTGVLFFTLLPKLFINFPRRYRNVFLFMVIVGLFGANALGGLSGSLSLELDKWQWVFIINIISAVLCLIIGYFLLTKEEHHQTSDIHISKIMITTLILGTLVLLLPMSVLTQKGWSSLWVWPLLLLSLLLIVNFVLSNKAAEHPVVHFKSLLTKKPLVGAVMAISSHLTLLAGIAGINVYILRILKLPFSISLRFYSCFFIGVIITGLLKMFFYSAVGAGFLGVLGSTALLYVSVHWIILENTVNIPLLYFQGFLLGFGASMTLVSGAMATLLDGDLLKASQRSQTMHTLRNYSAAMLVPIIAYMMKNNIQKGTQSLYGDEITNPLIYMKKMQDIAINADHKVFFLMIIFNITMLVSSIIQMILGKGRRITPAKSPKDVKLHLGNQSAQQ; encoded by the coding sequence ATGGATTTTTGGTTAACAAAAAAAGGGCGTGTACTAGAAATTATGGTACTTGCCTTCATTACTGTGTTTGGCATTGGTTCCCAATATTTTTCAAATTTAGCATATAGTTTAAATCAAGGTATACTTCAAACTTCATTTGGTATCGGCTCTCAATATCTTATTATTCCATCAGTTATAGGCAATTTTGCATTTGCTCTCGGTGTTCCTCTTGGCCATACACTTACTCACAAATTCGGCTTTAAACGTAATTATTTATTTTTCGTTTTTTTATTTTTGATTGGATCTATTATAGGTTTGTTTTCTTTCGATTTAGTTGTTTTATCCATCGCTAAAGCTATACAAGGTTTTAGTACTGGAGTGTTATTCTTTACACTATTACCTAAATTATTCATCAATTTTCCAAGAAGATATCGCAATGTTTTCTTGTTTATGGTCATTGTCGGTTTATTTGGGGCTAACGCTTTAGGTGGTTTATCCGGCAGCTTGTCACTAGAATTAGATAAATGGCAATGGGTGTTTATTATTAACATTATTTCAGCAGTGTTATGTTTAATCATCGGTTATTTTTTATTAACAAAAGAAGAACACCACCAAACTTCTGACATTCATATTAGTAAAATAATGATTACGACACTTATCTTAGGTACCTTAGTATTACTTCTTCCTATGTCAGTCTTAACACAAAAAGGTTGGAGTTCACTATGGGTGTGGCCGTTATTGCTTTTATCATTACTATTGATTGTCAACTTTGTTCTTTCTAATAAAGCAGCTGAACATCCAGTAGTACACTTTAAATCATTATTGACCAAGAAACCCCTTGTCGGTGCAGTAATGGCAATTTCTTCGCACCTCACTTTATTAGCAGGAATTGCTGGTATTAATGTTTATATTTTACGTATTTTGAAACTACCTTTTTCAATCTCACTAAGATTTTATAGCTGTTTTTTCATTGGAGTTATTATTACAGGACTTTTGAAAATGTTCTTCTATAGCGCAGTTGGTGCTGGATTCTTAGGTGTTCTAGGATCAACAGCATTGTTATATGTGAGTGTGCATTGGATTATCTTAGAAAATACAGTCAATATTCCGCTTCTTTATTTCCAAGGTTTCTTGTTAGGTTTTGGCGCAAGTATGACTTTAGTAAGCGGAGCTATGGCAACGCTATTAGATGGTGATTTATTAAAAGCCTCTCAGCGCTCGCAAACAATGCATACATTGCGTAATTATAGTGCAGCTATGTTAGTTCCTATCATTGCATATATGATGAAAAATAATATCCAAAAAGGAACGCAATCCTTGTATGGTGATGAGATTACTAATCCTTTAATCTATATGAAGAAAATGCAAGATATAGCCATCAATGCGGATCATAAAGTATTTTTCTTAATGATTATTTTTAATATTACGATGCTCGTTTCTTCTATTATCCAAATGATTTTAGGAAAAGGCAGACGAATTACGCCAGCAAAATCTCCTAAGGATGTTAAGTTGCACTTAGGAAATCAATCAGCACAGCAGTAA
- a CDS encoding MFS transporter, translating to MTNVSSSDGFNKKLYTPMILGSILNPINSSMLAVALVPIAHAFGVPFYQTAWLVSSLYLATSVGQPVVGKLVDIFGPRSLFLFATSLVGLASLLAIFTPSFYGLVLARFLIGIGTCAGYPSAMYLISYEGKRTGKENPSAILTLLAISNQTISVVGPTLGGLLIGVGDWKAIFIVNFPLSILAFVFGYLYFPKIENENKLQAVKAQVDFIGILLFTLILSSFMIFFMEPHASISYLLIIGFIALISFIIFEFKSTKPFIDLRVLMHNTALNNTYIRTFLSMLISYGVLYGYVQWLEEVKGLSPSHAGLLMLPQFLVGIVVSEITGTRLSIKLKLYIGTFGALVTMIGFQLLSSSTPISVLICLSAIFGLPQGLLNLANQNALYYQAPKSIIGTSAGLQRTAGYIGAIVSSTLIGTLFKGDNLTIAIHHLGFTSMVIAIIVLILTFMSRNKLEAR from the coding sequence ATGACTAATGTTTCAAGCAGTGATGGATTTAATAAAAAACTTTATACACCCATGATTTTAGGTTCTATCTTGAATCCTATTAATTCATCGATGCTTGCAGTTGCTTTAGTCCCGATTGCACATGCTTTTGGAGTACCTTTTTATCAAACTGCATGGCTTGTTTCTTCTTTGTATCTTGCAACTAGTGTAGGACAGCCTGTAGTTGGAAAGCTCGTTGATATTTTTGGTCCTCGAAGCTTGTTTTTATTTGCTACAAGTTTAGTTGGACTCGCTAGCTTACTTGCTATTTTCACGCCTTCTTTTTATGGTTTAGTATTAGCACGCTTTTTAATCGGAATTGGAACTTGTGCAGGTTATCCTTCTGCGATGTACTTAATCAGTTATGAAGGTAAACGAACAGGTAAAGAAAATCCAAGTGCTATCTTAACTTTGTTAGCTATAAGTAACCAGACGATATCAGTAGTAGGACCTACTCTAGGTGGGTTACTTATTGGTGTGGGAGATTGGAAAGCCATTTTCATTGTTAACTTCCCATTATCCATATTGGCCTTTGTCTTTGGCTATTTATATTTTCCAAAAATAGAAAATGAAAATAAATTACAAGCAGTGAAAGCTCAAGTCGATTTTATAGGTATTCTATTATTTACATTGATTTTATCCTCTTTCATGATCTTTTTCATGGAACCTCATGCTAGTATTTCTTATTTATTAATCATTGGATTCATAGCTCTAATCTCTTTCATCATCTTTGAATTTAAATCCACAAAACCATTTATAGATTTAAGAGTATTGATGCATAATACTGCACTTAACAACACTTACATTCGAACATTTCTCTCAATGCTTATATCTTATGGTGTACTTTATGGATATGTGCAATGGTTAGAGGAAGTGAAAGGACTTTCTCCATCTCATGCAGGATTATTGATGCTGCCGCAATTCCTAGTCGGGATTGTCGTCTCAGAAATTACAGGAACACGGTTATCCATCAAACTTAAATTATATATAGGTACCTTTGGTGCTTTGGTAACCATGATAGGCTTTCAATTACTTTCAAGCTCTACACCGATAAGTGTTTTAATTTGTTTATCAGCTATATTCGGCCTTCCGCAAGGACTCTTGAATTTAGCCAATCAAAACGCTTTATATTATCAAGCGCCAAAATCTATTATTGGTACTTCAGCAGGTTTGCAACGTACTGCTGGTTATATCGGTGCAATTGTATCTTCTACACTCATTGGTACTTTATTCAAAGGAGATAATTTAACGATTGCTATCCATCATTTAGGTTTTACATCAATGGTGATTGCAATAATTGTTTTAATTTTAACTTTTATGAGTCGTAATAAGTTAGAAGCTAGATAA
- a CDS encoding cysteine hydrolase family protein, whose product MKQNSALLIMDMQNGIAKTFPGLDEIVASSNEAIETARKAGIPVIFVRVAFSKNFSEVSPNNKVFTKIKNSGQTMTTEDDSTQIISTLNIKPDDLIITKQRFSAFTGSNLDVLLSGLEVDHLILSGVATSGVVLSTAVEAFDKDFKLTFLEDASADRDIKVHDFLINNIFPKYGDVLTTKAWTEKINN is encoded by the coding sequence ATGAAGCAAAATTCAGCATTATTAATAATGGATATGCAAAATGGGATAGCGAAAACATTCCCTGGTTTAGATGAAATCGTAGCTTCTTCAAATGAAGCAATTGAGACTGCTAGAAAAGCAGGTATCCCCGTTATTTTTGTAAGGGTTGCTTTTTCTAAAAACTTCAGTGAAGTTTCTCCAAATAATAAAGTGTTTACTAAAATCAAAAATAGTGGTCAAACGATGACAACAGAAGACGATTCTACTCAAATTATTAGCACATTAAATATTAAACCGGATGATCTTATTATCACTAAACAAAGATTCAGCGCATTTACTGGAAGCAACTTAGATGTCTTGCTCAGTGGTCTAGAAGTAGATCACTTAATATTATCCGGAGTCGCAACAAGTGGTGTTGTATTATCAACAGCTGTAGAGGCTTTTGACAAAGATTTTAAATTAACATTTTTAGAAGATGCTTCAGCTGATAGAGATATAAAAGTACATGACTTTTTAATAAATAATATTTTCCCAAAATATGGGGATGTTTTAACTACCAAAGCATGGACTGAAAAAATAAATAACTAG